A region of Massilia sp. WG5 DNA encodes the following proteins:
- a CDS encoding heavy metal sensor histidine kinase → MTLLASKSLTLRLTLLFATVSGAVLLVLGVVVGRLVEQHFVELDKEQLNGKLELVRHALAEIRSPAEVNGLRQRLDAALIGEHELIVRLSSADGQLLYGSDEADLLGQRTVGATPDALRLVTGSDGRSLRLLSGHAALGGAGGPSVVVEVATSLHHHQAFMASFQDALWITVGIAAFASGVLGWAAARSGLAPLRRISRDAAKITAERLDRRVPVAAIPVELAEVAQAVNQMLERLQDSFRRLTEFSSDLAHELRTPVSNLLTQTQVVLAQPRSGDDYRDVLASNAEEYERLSRTIADMLFLAKADNDLLVPERERVDLRAEAEALIEFYGALAEEKSIALEVEGAVHATCDRLMLRRAIGNLLSNACRHTPAGGRVTIELAGPKAGVASIIVRNTGETIPSEHLPHLFERFYRADASRKRDAEGAGLGLAITRSIMRAHGGGTSVKSADGETAFELQLPT, encoded by the coding sequence GTGACGCTCTTGGCAAGCAAGTCGCTTACTCTCCGCTTGACGCTTCTATTCGCGACCGTTTCCGGCGCGGTCCTACTGGTCCTCGGCGTCGTCGTTGGCCGTTTGGTCGAGCAGCACTTCGTTGAGCTGGACAAGGAACAGCTCAACGGGAAACTTGAACTTGTAAGACACGCGCTGGCCGAGATACGCTCTCCGGCCGAGGTGAATGGACTACGGCAGCGGCTCGACGCGGCGTTGATCGGGGAGCATGAACTGATTGTCCGTCTCAGCAGTGCCGATGGCCAGCTCCTGTATGGGAGCGACGAGGCCGACTTGCTTGGGCAACGAACGGTCGGCGCCACGCCGGATGCGCTGCGGCTGGTGACGGGGAGCGATGGACGCTCTTTGCGCCTGTTATCAGGTCACGCTGCTCTCGGAGGGGCAGGTGGGCCAAGCGTCGTCGTGGAGGTCGCTACCAGCCTGCACCACCATCAGGCGTTCATGGCTTCATTCCAAGACGCTCTGTGGATCACAGTCGGCATCGCGGCATTTGCCAGCGGCGTCTTGGGCTGGGCTGCCGCGCGCAGCGGGCTGGCGCCGCTGCGCAGGATCAGTCGTGATGCGGCGAAGATTACGGCGGAGCGCCTGGACCGTCGCGTGCCGGTCGCCGCTATTCCGGTAGAGCTGGCGGAAGTCGCACAAGCAGTGAACCAGATGTTGGAGCGGCTACAAGATTCCTTCCGCCGTTTGACCGAGTTCTCATCGGACCTTGCACACGAACTGCGCACCCCGGTCAGCAATCTCCTAACCCAGACCCAGGTGGTTCTCGCGCAGCCGAGGAGCGGTGACGATTACCGAGACGTTCTCGCTTCTAACGCTGAAGAGTATGAACGGCTGTCACGCACAATTGCCGACATGCTGTTCCTGGCAAAGGCTGACAACGACCTGCTGGTTCCCGAACGAGAGCGCGTCGACCTGCGTGCGGAGGCGGAGGCGCTCATCGAGTTTTACGGGGCGCTGGCAGAAGAAAAGTCAATTGCACTCGAGGTGGAAGGAGCAGTGCACGCGACCTGTGACCGCCTCATGCTCAGGAGAGCGATCGGCAACCTCTTGTCGAATGCTTGTCGCCACACTCCTGCAGGAGGGCGCGTTACCATTGAACTGGCTGGGCCGAAAGCAGGTGTGGCAAGCATTATCGTCCGCAATACCGGCGAGACCATTCCGTCGGAGCATCTGCCACACCTCTTTGAACGCTTTTACCGTGCCGATGCCTCCCGTAAGCGGGACGCGGAAGGGGCCGGACTGGGACTGGCGATCACGCGTTCGATCATGCGTGCCCACGGCGGGGGCACAAGCGTCAAGTCGGCTGACGGTGAAACCGCCTTCGAATTGCAGCTGCCGACCTGA
- a CDS encoding DUF4440 domain-containing protein: MRQLFCLAFFAAVSLPVFAASPTEVVSAYHAAVAHGETAKALSLLSPTVLIFESGHVEQSKDEYAGHHLPADIAFAKGASRKVLKGNEHIAGDLAVVIQETETQGTYNGAAIHMLGTETAVLEKKGDGWVVTHFHWSSRKVK; this comes from the coding sequence ATGCGCCAGCTGTTCTGCCTCGCCTTTTTCGCTGCGGTCTCACTTCCTGTCTTCGCTGCCAGTCCGACCGAGGTCGTCAGCGCGTATCACGCAGCTGTCGCGCATGGTGAAACGGCCAAAGCGCTATCGCTGCTCAGCCCGACGGTGCTTATTTTCGAGAGCGGCCATGTCGAGCAGTCCAAGGACGAATACGCGGGGCATCATCTTCCAGCCGATATTGCCTTCGCGAAGGGCGCGAGCAGAAAAGTTTTGAAAGGCAACGAGCATATCGCTGGCGATCTCGCGGTCGTTATTCAGGAGACTGAAACGCAAGGCACATATAACGGCGCTGCGATTCACATGCTTGGAACAGAGACTGCCGTTCTCGAGAAGAAAGGTGATGGGTGGGTCGTCACACACTTCCATTGGTCGTCGCGGAAGGTGAAGTAG
- a CDS encoding TolC family protein: MNPAVRPGLRRLAVVVGATLLAGCASFSQDGGLDDVARMTQERIAQSAPLKRNQDARAEVSALLSKPLSADAAVRIALLNNQGLQASLAELAISEADFVQAGRLPNPGFSFGRVSGGGETEIDRGLFFNLAALVTLPARSRIESQRFEQAKLQAAMQAVSLATDTLKAYYSAVAAAQASAFADKVRGSAEAAAELAARMRSTGNWSALDAARERAFYQDALTQQAQAHLQATTAREELIRLLGLWGPSLDFTLPDRLPDLPPQPRQPANAETDALSQRLDVLIARQDARATAQALGLTRATGFINVFDVGYANKSTTGAPREKGYEVSLELPLFDWGGARVARAQASYMQAVHRTGDIAVKARSEVRQAYASYRTTYDIARHYRDEVVPLRKQIADEVLLRYNGMLASTFELLIESREQLAAVNASIAAQRDFWIAETNLQSAMNAGGSIESRTAQ; this comes from the coding sequence ATGAACCCAGCTGTACGACCAGGCCTGCGCAGATTGGCCGTTGTGGTTGGCGCCACACTGCTCGCAGGCTGCGCGAGTTTTTCCCAGGATGGCGGACTCGACGACGTCGCCCGGATGACGCAAGAACGCATCGCCCAGTCGGCGCCGCTAAAACGCAACCAAGACGCGCGTGCCGAAGTATCTGCTCTGCTCTCCAAGCCGCTCTCCGCCGATGCCGCAGTACGCATCGCCCTGCTCAACAACCAGGGCTTACAGGCATCTCTGGCCGAGCTCGCAATCAGCGAAGCGGACTTCGTCCAGGCCGGCCGCCTGCCCAACCCTGGTTTCAGTTTCGGCCGAGTGAGTGGCGGCGGCGAAACAGAAATCGATCGTGGCCTGTTTTTCAACCTGGCTGCGCTCGTTACTTTGCCAGCCCGTAGCCGGATCGAGAGCCAACGCTTCGAACAAGCCAAGCTGCAGGCAGCAATGCAGGCCGTGTCATTGGCCACCGACACGCTTAAGGCGTATTACTCGGCAGTGGCGGCGGCCCAGGCATCGGCCTTCGCAGACAAGGTGCGAGGATCGGCCGAGGCGGCGGCCGAGCTTGCCGCGCGCATGCGGTCCACAGGCAACTGGAGCGCGTTGGACGCTGCGCGTGAACGCGCCTTCTACCAGGACGCGCTGACGCAGCAGGCGCAGGCGCATCTGCAGGCGACGACTGCACGCGAGGAGTTGATCCGCCTGCTGGGCCTGTGGGGGCCGTCCCTCGACTTCACCTTGCCAGATCGGTTACCCGACCTGCCTCCCCAGCCGCGCCAGCCCGCAAACGCCGAAACCGATGCGCTGTCGCAGCGTCTCGATGTCCTTATCGCGCGCCAGGATGCACGGGCAACGGCCCAGGCGCTCGGGTTGACCCGTGCGACCGGCTTCATCAATGTTTTCGATGTCGGGTATGCCAACAAGAGTACGACCGGCGCGCCGCGCGAAAAAGGTTATGAGGTTTCACTGGAGCTGCCGCTGTTCGACTGGGGCGGCGCGCGCGTGGCGCGTGCGCAGGCGTCTTACATGCAGGCGGTCCACCGTACCGGCGACATTGCTGTCAAAGCGCGATCCGAGGTGCGTCAGGCATATGCCAGCTACCGCACCACCTACGACATCGCCCGCCATTACCGCGACGAGGTCGTCCCCTTGCGAAAGCAGATCGCCGATGAAGTACTGCTCCGGTACAACGGCATGCTTGCCAGTACTTTCGAGCTGCTCATCGAGTCACGCGAGCAGCTTGCTGCGGTCAACGCCTCGATCGCAGCGCAGCGCGATTTCTGGATCGCCGAAACTAATCTTCAGTCCGCCATGAATGCTGGCGGCAGTATTGAATCGAGGACAGCACAATGA
- a CDS encoding heavy metal translocating P-type ATPase: MNTSIEEKASLIDITFKVEGMTCASCAGRVEKALKSVPGVDSASINLATEKASVRVAPEVGATALYAAVEKAGYEVPSDTVSLSISGMTCASCVGRVERALNKVPGVTGVSVNLATERAQVTAVGVPTDRLIAAVAKAGYEAALLNDIAVTKPEPYSRLPGWWPVAASALLSLPLIVPMFGMPFGYDWSLPGWLQLLLATPVQFWLGARFYKAGWRALLARSGNMDLLVALGTSAAFALSVYLLVAHRNHGGMEHLYFESSAVVITLVLLGKWLEARAKHQTVAALRALESLRATEAIVRRDGRDLVVPLAQVRVGDQVVVRPGDRVPVDGTVVEGSSHLDESLLTGESLPVTKTVGDVVTGGAVNAEGMLVLLASAVGSDTMLSHIIKLVEDAQAVKAPIQRLVDRVSAVFVPVVLLISVATFLSWGLLTGDWQQALLNAVAVQVIACPCALGLATPTSIMAGTGVAARYGILIKDAEALETAHALDVVAFDKTGTLTEGKPAIVAIETGARHQREVLALASAVQQYSDHPLARAVQAEAKRQDIQPLAASGAQALPGRGVFADVDGATVFLGNRRLLQEIGLQTTGMEDVAKRHEDSGRTVSWLAVEKGTAFELMGLLAFGDTVKSSAATAVQRLRDMGVSAVMLTGDNAGSARSVAAAVGIDDFHAEVLPADKADIVASMKAGGKRVAMVGDGINDAPALASADVGIAMSTGTDVAMHSAGITLMRGDPALVADAIDISKKTYRKIQQNLGWAFIYNLIGIPLAAMGYLNPVIAGAAMAFSSVSVVSNALLLRRWQPAFAKGAKQ, from the coding sequence ATGAATACAAGCATCGAAGAAAAGGCCAGCCTTATCGACATCACGTTCAAGGTCGAGGGCATGACATGCGCCTCGTGCGCGGGCCGTGTCGAGAAGGCGCTGAAGTCCGTCCCGGGGGTGGACAGCGCCTCCATCAACCTGGCCACCGAAAAGGCGAGTGTGCGCGTTGCCCCGGAGGTCGGCGCCACTGCGCTGTACGCCGCCGTCGAGAAAGCGGGATACGAGGTGCCCAGCGATACCGTATCGCTCTCGATTTCCGGCATGACCTGTGCCTCGTGCGTGGGCCGGGTCGAACGGGCGCTGAACAAGGTGCCCGGCGTAACAGGGGTTTCGGTCAACCTGGCTACCGAAAGGGCACAGGTGACGGCCGTCGGCGTTCCGACCGATCGCCTCATTGCCGCAGTGGCGAAAGCCGGCTACGAGGCGGCACTACTCAATGATATCGCCGTAACCAAGCCAGAGCCCTACAGCCGGTTGCCTGGTTGGTGGCCCGTCGCTGCGTCTGCGCTGCTGAGTCTCCCTTTGATCGTGCCGATGTTCGGCATGCCATTCGGCTACGACTGGAGCCTGCCGGGTTGGCTCCAACTGCTGCTGGCGACGCCCGTGCAGTTCTGGCTCGGTGCCCGCTTCTATAAGGCAGGCTGGAGGGCATTGCTCGCCCGGTCAGGCAATATGGACCTGCTGGTCGCCTTGGGAACCAGCGCCGCTTTTGCGTTGTCGGTCTACCTGCTCGTCGCGCATCGCAACCACGGCGGCATGGAACACTTGTATTTCGAATCCTCCGCGGTCGTCATCACCTTGGTTCTTCTCGGCAAATGGCTGGAAGCGCGCGCTAAACACCAGACGGTCGCCGCGCTCCGGGCCCTGGAATCGCTGCGCGCGACGGAAGCGATCGTCAGAAGGGATGGGCGCGACCTTGTCGTGCCGCTCGCCCAGGTGCGCGTTGGCGACCAAGTGGTCGTGCGGCCGGGCGATCGCGTGCCGGTCGACGGCACCGTCGTCGAAGGCAGCAGCCACCTCGACGAATCACTGTTGACGGGCGAAAGCCTCCCCGTGACCAAAACCGTCGGTGACGTGGTCACCGGTGGCGCAGTCAACGCAGAGGGAATGCTCGTCCTGCTTGCAAGTGCCGTCGGCAGCGACACGATGCTGTCGCATATCATCAAACTGGTCGAGGACGCACAGGCTGTGAAAGCACCCATACAGCGCCTTGTCGACAGGGTGAGCGCCGTGTTCGTGCCCGTCGTGCTGTTGATCTCTGTGGCGACTTTCCTCTCCTGGGGACTGCTGACCGGTGACTGGCAGCAGGCCTTGCTCAACGCGGTCGCCGTCCAAGTGATCGCCTGCCCTTGCGCGCTTGGCCTGGCCACGCCGACATCGATCATGGCTGGGACGGGAGTCGCGGCACGTTACGGCATCCTCATCAAGGACGCTGAAGCACTCGAGACCGCCCATGCGCTCGATGTCGTGGCGTTCGACAAGACCGGTACGCTCACGGAAGGAAAGCCAGCCATCGTGGCGATTGAGACTGGCGCGCGGCACCAGCGTGAAGTGCTCGCGCTCGCGAGCGCGGTCCAGCAGTACAGCGACCACCCGCTGGCACGCGCGGTCCAGGCCGAAGCCAAACGTCAGGACATCCAGCCGCTTGCCGCGTCGGGCGCACAGGCGCTGCCAGGACGCGGGGTGTTCGCGGACGTCGATGGGGCAACCGTGTTTCTCGGTAACCGACGACTACTACAAGAAATCGGACTGCAGACTACTGGTATGGAGGACGTTGCGAAGCGCCATGAAGATTCGGGCCGCACGGTTTCCTGGCTCGCAGTAGAAAAGGGAACCGCATTCGAATTGATGGGTTTGCTGGCCTTCGGCGACACCGTAAAGTCATCTGCCGCGACAGCCGTCCAGCGGCTGCGCGACATGGGTGTCTCAGCGGTCATGCTGACGGGTGACAATGCCGGCAGCGCCCGATCGGTCGCCGCGGCTGTCGGGATCGATGATTTCCACGCAGAGGTGCTCCCGGCGGACAAGGCGGATATCGTCGCTTCGATGAAGGCGGGCGGGAAGAGGGTGGCGATGGTGGGGGACGGTATTAATGACGCGCCCGCGCTCGCCTCGGCGGACGTCGGCATCGCAATGTCGACCGGAACCGACGTGGCGATGCACAGCGCCGGTATCACGTTGATGCGCGGGGATCCCGCGCTCGTGGCCGACGCTATCGACATCTCGAAGAAGACCTATCGCAAGATTCAGCAGAACCTCGGCTGGGCCTTCATCTACAACCTGATCGGGATCCCGCTGGCGGCGATGGGATACCTCAACCCGGTGATTGCCGGCGCCGCGATGGCGTTTTCCAGCGTCTCTGTCGTGTCGAACGCGCTATTGCTACGCCGGTGGCAGCCGGCGTTTGCAAAGGGAGCAAAGCAATGA
- a CDS encoding copper oxidase, giving the protein MISRRDFFKGAGAVAVSTAAVSRVGAASLPEAMVMDNAKTHVPPLPATGRPFNPVVTLNGWSLPWRMNNGVKEFHLVAEPVVREFAPGMKVNLWGYNGQSPGPTIEVVEGDRVRIFVTNKLPEHTSVHWHGQRLPNGMDGVTGLTQPGIPPGKTFVYEFVAKRPGTFMYHPHADEMTQMAMGMMGFWVTHPKDIARFAVDRDFVFLLSAYDVEPGSYTPKVNTMLDFNLWTFNSRVFPGIDTMPVRQGDRVRIRVGNLTMTNHPIHLHGHEFEVTGTDGGWTAPGSRWPEVTTDVAVGQMRAIEFIATDPGDWAFHCHKSHHTMNAMGHNVPTLIGVDHRGIAEKINKIVPDYMVMGDKGGSMGGMEMPIPENTLPMMTGDGPFGGVEMGGMFTVLKVRKDQKRGDYTDPGWYKHPAGAVAYEWTGQLPEPVRSSNAGRSLMPATSKPNVELQVRKPSGNMEH; this is encoded by the coding sequence ATGATTTCCCGTCGAGATTTTTTTAAGGGTGCCGGCGCCGTCGCGGTGAGCACCGCCGCAGTCAGCCGTGTGGGCGCAGCTTCGCTGCCCGAGGCGATGGTTATGGACAATGCGAAGACTCATGTGCCGCCATTGCCCGCGACCGGCCGCCCATTCAACCCGGTCGTGACCCTGAACGGATGGTCCCTGCCTTGGCGAATGAACAATGGCGTGAAGGAGTTCCACCTAGTGGCCGAACCGGTCGTGCGCGAGTTCGCTCCCGGCATGAAGGTCAACCTGTGGGGCTACAACGGCCAGTCTCCGGGCCCGACGATCGAAGTGGTCGAGGGTGATCGCGTACGCATTTTCGTGACAAATAAACTGCCGGAGCACACCAGCGTGCACTGGCATGGGCAACGCCTGCCGAATGGCATGGATGGTGTGACCGGGCTCACCCAGCCAGGTATCCCGCCAGGCAAGACCTTCGTCTACGAGTTCGTGGCGAAACGTCCAGGCACCTTCATGTACCACCCGCACGCCGATGAGATGACCCAGATGGCGATGGGCATGATGGGCTTTTGGGTGACCCACCCGAAAGACATTGCGCGCTTTGCCGTCGACCGCGACTTCGTGTTCCTGCTCAGCGCCTACGACGTCGAACCCGGCAGCTATACGCCAAAGGTCAACACCATGCTGGATTTTAATCTCTGGACGTTCAACAGCCGGGTATTTCCAGGCATTGACACCATGCCGGTTCGCCAGGGCGACCGCGTGCGTATCCGGGTGGGAAACCTGACGATGACGAACCATCCTATCCACCTCCACGGCCACGAGTTCGAAGTCACGGGTACCGACGGCGGCTGGACGGCGCCCGGATCACGCTGGCCAGAGGTCACGACCGATGTGGCGGTCGGCCAGATGCGGGCAATCGAGTTTATCGCTACCGATCCTGGCGACTGGGCTTTCCATTGCCACAAGTCGCACCATACGATGAATGCGATGGGCCACAACGTGCCGACGTTGATCGGCGTCGACCATCGCGGCATCGCCGAAAAGATCAACAAGATCGTGCCGGACTATATGGTTATGGGTGACAAGGGCGGCTCGATGGGCGGTATGGAAATGCCGATCCCAGAGAATACCTTACCGATGATGACGGGTGACGGTCCGTTCGGCGGCGTCGAGATGGGCGGCATGTTCACCGTGCTGAAGGTGCGCAAGGACCAGAAGCGTGGTGATTACACCGATCCCGGCTGGTACAAGCACCCGGCTGGAGCGGTCGCCTACGAATGGACTGGTCAGCTGCCCGAGCCTGTGCGCAGCAGCAATGCTGGACGCAGTCTGATGCCAGCGACAAGTAAGCCTAACGTTGAACTGCAGGTGCGTAAACCCTCTGGGAATATGGAGCACTAA